The Candidatus Bathyarchaeota archaeon region ACCCACATCAAGAGTAAGACTGTGGCAACAATCTCGTAATATGATATCATAGCCCCAAAATTCTTTATTTTATTTTCAATAAAAGGTTTTGGATAAAAAGTCTGAGAAACTGTTGTTTCACCATTGTCCTATAAAATTAACCATATGATATCATAGGCAGCCTCGAACCGTTCTCCTTAAATAATGTCCATCCTCTATTCTTTCCATCAAATCTTGATGAAAGAATGGGAACAAACCCTAATTTGGGGATAGGCCTTGCTCCGGGATCCATACGGAAGACCTGTGAGGAGCATACGAGTTTCCGTAACCCGTAAATGTAATCTCAGATGCTTCTATTGCCATCGTGAAGGCGAAGAAGAAAAAGCATTGACAGAAATGACGGCTGATGAGATTTGCAACATCATTAAGATTGCCGCCAGTTTCGGCGTAAATAAAGTGAAACTCACTGGTGGAGAACCACTCTTAAGAGCAGATATTATAGAGGTAGTGTCGAGGATAAGGGGTCTGCGAGGTATAAGGGAAATTGCGATGACGACAAACGGGGTTCTATTGGAAGAGTATGCTCTTGATTTGAGGGCGGCGGGATTAGACAGGGTGAATATCAGTCTTGATACACTTAATCCCGACAAATACTCGCAGATCACAGGTTTGAACGCCCTTACCAAAGTGCTTTCCGGAATTAAGGAGGCAAAGAGAGTAGGTTTCTCGCCGATCAAGCTTAACATGGTCATTTTAAGGGGAGTAAACGATGATGAAGTTGAGAGAATGATCACATTCGCTGAAGAAAATGCGCTTACACTTCAGATAATAGAGCTAGAGTCAAAGGATGAGGACGAAATTTACAGGGAATATCATGTTGAACTAGACAAGATTGAAGAATACTTCTTGAAAATGGCTGAGAAAGTAACTGTGAGACGGATGCATCATCGGAAGAAGTATCGTCTCTCAAGCGGAGGAGAGGTTGAGGTTGTCAAGCCGATGCATAACACTGAATTTTGCAGTCACTGCAACCGCCTACGCGTTACGTCTGACGGAAAATTAAAGCCATGCTTATTCCGCAATGATAATCTTGTGGACATAGTAGGCCCCATGAGAAAAGGAGCTAGCGAAGAAGCCTTAAGAAAAATCTTCATCGAAGCAGTAAAACTGAGGGAACCTTACTTCAAGTAGAATGGAGCTTGTTAAGGTGATATAACGTAAATATGCCACGGATTCGGCTAGTGAAGAAGTCGTACCAAACTATGTTTACACATTTTAGCGCGTCTATTCGAGGTCACAGCACACCATGTTTTTAAGGACCTCTTACGATTGCACCGTCTCTTCTATATTGCGTATGCTAGGTGCTTCCTCTTCAGCAATGTCTTCACCGATGGTTTCAGAAGGACCATGTGAAACCTCCGGTATATTTTTAGAAAATTCTACATTGCTCTTGTCGACTGGTGTTGAAGATTTTGGCATAGATTCCTCCGAAAAACCTTTTATTCTTCGCATCTCTTGCTTTGCCGCCTCTAAACCTAAGAGAACAGCTTTACTCTGTTTTTCATAGATCTCATCATCGATGTCACCGGCTGCATGATGTATCTCTAGGCTGGCTAGAAAAAGCTCTAACGTGCTTATCTGCCTCTCCAATTCTTGAGCTCTTAGGCTCATCTTGTCAATAACAGTCTTCAAATGACCTTCTAACTCATTTATAGCCTCATTAACCTCAGCACTCAACTGTTCATATGTTGCCTTCGATATCTTGCCATTATTGAAAAGGTTTTCCAGAACTTGCTTCTTCTTTTTTGTCATTTCCATCTCTTTAGTAACAAGCTCAAATGAATATCTCCATATACTCAAACCTAAACACCTCGTGAAGAGGTTGAAGACGAAGAAGATAACTTTTGCCATCACGCATGTATATGTTATCATATTAAGGCAATTTCATATTAAGGCAATTTTCATTTTCCAGCATCCAAGTTAGGAGAGAACAATACAAAAATTCCTTTAAGCCCAGAATTTTAGGCTCGTCTTAGCATCAATTATATAAGTATCTTCCCTCAATTACTAAAAGAGTTTAAGAGGTGTTCCCCCTAATGGGAGAAGGCGTCCCTGCCGTTAAGGTTGTCGACGTACACAAGATATATTACTTGAAAGGCGAAGAGGTTCACGCATTAAGAGGGATAACTCTCGAAATTCCTCGCGGCGAATATCTCTCCGTAATGGGTCCCTCAGGATCCGGAAAGACCACGCTCTTCAACATGGTCGGCGGAATCGACCGACCTACGAAAGGCGATATCTTTATCGACGGTGTTGACCTTTCTAAGGTTCCTTCAAAGGCAATGGCATGGCTGAGATGCCGGAAGATCGGCTACATCTTCCAAACCTTCAACCTTATACCAGTACTAACAGCCATGGAAAATGTGGCTTTGCCGATGATCTTCTTGGGGGTAAGCAAGGAAGAGAGACAAAAGAAGGCTGTTGAACTATTGAATGTAGTCGGCTTAGGCGACCGAGTCGACCACAGACCAACAGAGCTGAGCGGCGGTCAGCAGCAGCGTGTAGCCATAGCAAGAGCGCTTGCAAATGACCCTGCAATCATTCTTGCTGATGAGCCGACAGGAAACCTCGATCTTAATACTGGTTTCGCCATAGTTCAGCTCTTGTACCGCCTAAAAGCTGAACGAGGAACGACAATTATCTGTGCAACCCATGACTTGAAAATGATTGATATTAGCGACAGGGTTGTATTCTTAAGGGACGGAGCTATCGAAAACATTGAACAGAGAAGGGGACTTGTCCTAACAGCCGAAGAATTTGAGAGAGGGTGATGATGATGCCGTCAAGTTCTGAAAGCATACAATGTCCATGTGGAAGGATTATCGGAGATCCTGAAGAATATAAGGTTCTATACCTAAAACATGAAATGAAAGAGATAGACATTCTATGCCCAAATGATTCCTGCTATCTCAGAGAACTTGGATACATAAAATTCGAGGTAGAGGAAGGGAAGGCGAAATTCAAAGAGGCCTCATTCTATCCACCATTTGTTACGTGGAATGCTGGAAGGCTAGGGTTCGAAAACGCTGAAAAGGTACTGAAGTCGCATCTCAAGCAGATAGCGAAAAGGGTAGATTGGGAGAGGCTAGGAAAACAGAAGTAAAGACAGTGATTATGCCTTTCGATTTCGTAAACACATCTTTGAGTATAGTGGATGCTGTGAGTCGAATTTTTGCGATCAACACAACATTGAATATTTAGAGAATCTGATAGACATTTAGTGTTTAAGAAGAAAAACTGTTAAATGTTTGACCTAAACTGTGAGCAGTAATTTTCCAGCCACTCTATCCCCAGTTCTTCTAGTTTATACTCTTTTGGAACACCATTCTCGTCCCATCCCATCATTTCATAGTAGATGCTTATAGCTCTTCTTAATTTTTCCCTGTCCAGAGCCGTGTTAGATAATGGACCTGAAGTTGTGGGAGAGAAGAACCTCTCAGGCAACCAGTCATCCTTGCATGTGAAACCTTCTCGGAGATTAAATATACGCGCCATTGTGGTGACCCGCTCCCCCACCTTCATTAGCTCCCAAGCAGTTGTGTTCCATCCAGTAGTTGCCCGCACAATCTCAGTCTTTTGATGGAAGTCCCAGGGCACAAAGTCGCATAATAGAAGGCAATTATCAAGGACCCGCCAATTCACGAAATTTATGAGGGCGCTGACTTTCTTTGGGCCTAGATCCTCAAGGGGGATCGGTTCAAGAATCCCCAATGCCGAGAAATTCTTTAATGCCCTACCGTCTGCAAGTACAGTATCATGCAAGTTATGCATGTGATCGGCCCCTGTGGGTGATACGGCGTACCCCACTGCAAGCGCCCTCTTCAATCTAGGCTCATGCATAGGAACCTCCAGCCCCTTAACATGAATAGCAAATTTTTCGGAGCCCTTTCCAATAATCTCCGCCGCTCTCTTCACACCCTCCGCCAAAAGATCGCCAAACCCTTCCCTATCCCCTATCATCTTCACCATTCTCAACATCGCTTCAGCATTACCAAATCTTAAATCCAGTCCATCAGTGTCCTTTTCTGTAAGAATCCCATTCTCGTAGCATTCCATTGCAAACGCTATTGCGCACCCAGTGGATATGGAATCCATTGAATACCTATTACAAATCTCATTAGCCTTAGTCACCGCTTTCAGATCATCTATACCACAGTTCGATCCAAGCGCAGCGAGCGCCTCATATTCCGGTCCGCCATATTTTGGATCTACCTGCCAAGGTTCGTCAAACTTAACAACCTTTTTGCACCTAATTGGGCAAGCATAGCACCCATCCATACCTATGCTTATCGTTTCCTTTATTGTCCTAGCATCCAAGGCCTGAGGATTATGAAAGTTTCCATCTCTAAAGTTTCTTGTCGGCAGATTCCCGGATGCAACCCCGCTGTCCATGCCGACCCCTGTACCATAATTGTGAGCCCAACCAGCAACTTCATTAAGATTTTTTATAAGCCAGCCCGCTAAGTCCTTAAGCTTTTGGCGATCGTAAACATCAAGTAATTTTTTCCTGCCTCTCACAGCAATCGCCTTAAGCCCCTTCGATCCCATAACAGCACCTAACCCGGTTCTGCCCGCAGCATCCTTTAAATCATTCATTATACAAGCGAATCGAACCATCTTCTCTCCAGCAGGACCAATAGATGCCACTCGTACAAGGGGGTCCCTTAGCTCCTTCCTGATTAAACTTTCCGTATCCCCTGTTTCCTTTCCCCAAATGTGCCTCGCATCCATGATCTCAGCCTCCTCGTCATGCACCCATAGATATACAGGATCCTTCGACTTTCCGTCAATGATGACCGCGTCGAATCCAGCATGCTTGAGTTCTGCACTCCACATGCCCCCAACCTCGGATTCCCCGAAGCCTCCTGTCAAGGGCGATTTGCCACCTACACTATTTCTCCCGCTTCCAGGAACAGGAACACCTGTTATGGGTCCAGCCGCAAAGATTAGTTTGTTTTTTGGGCTTAGAGGGTCTACACCAGGCTCCAGCTCCTTCAAGAGGTAATATGCAACGAGCCCTTCCCCGCCAACATATCTCCGATAGAATATATCGTCAGGTTCCTCGACCCGGATCCTTCCGCATGAAAGATCTACACGCAATATCTTTCCATTATAGCCAAACGGCATTCTCCATTTCTCCAATCCGCATCTTGATCAATATTGGTTATCCTCTGCTTTAGCCAGTATGGATGGATACGCTCCAAAAAAAATTTTACGTTATTAGAATACCTAAAATTTGAGAGCTCGCTATCTCCGATCTATCCATTTATGGAAAACATTTAAAAGGTGATGGCTGATAAAATAAAAGTATCTGCGGGGTCTCACCAATGAAGAGAGAGACTGAAGCTCCAAAAACCGAGAAAAGTTCCATTGCCATAGAAAAAGTTGGAACCGTAACCTTTCCAATAAGCGAGGCTTTTCGTTACTGCCTTGAAAGCATTAGGAAGAGATTTACGCGAGCTTTGATCACAGCATTATCGATCCTTCTGGGCATAGCATTCATGGTCACCGTCTTGACTATGCGTATAGTGCTCATTTATCTAGGGCAGCCGCCTCCAGCCGCATACCAGCAATTGATGGTTATAATAGCTCTTCTAGTATGCGGCGTTGGAATCGTCAACTCCATGCTAATGTCTGTGACAGAGAGAATTAAGGAGATTGGAACTATAAAGTGCTTGGGCGCGACTGATACTAATGTTCTTGAGATCTTCTTGATAGAAGCTCTTCTCCTCGGTCTACTTGGAGGGGTAATCGGGTCAGTGGCTGGGTGGGTTGCTGCTATTGGCATATACGGGGCTCAATTCGGATTCGGGAAATTTCCGATAATTGCACCGGACTATTTCATTAATATAGGTTTAGGCATAGGGGTCGCCGCCCTCTTGAGCGTTCTGTCAGCAGCGTATCCTGCCTTCTACGCGGCTAGGCTAAAACCTGCTGAAGCATTAAGATACGAAATATAAGGGCAAAATAAAGCAGGTATGAGCAAAAAATCTTTCATCTATTTTTGCCGTAAAATTATGGTTAAAAGTTAGAACTTTTTATTCCGCTGCTCTTACATAGACCTCTGCTCTCGTCTCATATCTATCTATAAGTCCGTCACGCAGATATACTATTCTATCGCTGACATCGATCATCTTTAAGTCATGAGTAGCC contains the following coding sequences:
- a CDS encoding CdvA-like protein, which gives rise to MTKKKKQVLENLFNNGKISKATYEQLSAEVNEAINELEGHLKTVIDKMSLRAQELERQISTLELFLASLEIHHAAGDIDDEIYEKQSKAVLLGLEAAKQEMRRIKGFSEESMPKSSTPVDKSNVEFSKNIPEVSHGPSETIGEDIAEEEAPSIRNIEETVQS
- a CDS encoding FtsX-like permease family protein gives rise to the protein MKRETEAPKTEKSSIAIEKVGTVTFPISEAFRYCLESIRKRFTRALITALSILLGIAFMVTVLTMRIVLIYLGQPPPAAYQQLMVIIALLVCGVGIVNSMLMSVTERIKEIGTIKCLGATDTNVLEIFLIEALLLGLLGGVIGSVAGWVAAIGIYGAQFGFGKFPIIAPDYFINIGLGIGVAALLSVLSAAYPAFYAARLKPAEALRYEI
- the moaA gene encoding GTP 3',8-cyclase MoaA, producing MLRDPYGRPVRSIRVSVTRKCNLRCFYCHREGEEEKALTEMTADEICNIIKIAASFGVNKVKLTGGEPLLRADIIEVVSRIRGLRGIREIAMTTNGVLLEEYALDLRAAGLDRVNISLDTLNPDKYSQITGLNALTKVLSGIKEAKRVGFSPIKLNMVILRGVNDDEVERMITFAEENALTLQIIELESKDEDEIYREYHVELDKIEEYFLKMAEKVTVRRMHHRKKYRLSSGGEVEVVKPMHNTEFCSHCNRLRVTSDGKLKPCLFRNDNLVDIVGPMRKGASEEALRKIFIEAVKLREPYFK
- a CDS encoding aldehyde ferredoxin oxidoreductase family protein; amino-acid sequence: MPFGYNGKILRVDLSCGRIRVEEPDDIFYRRYVGGEGLVAYYLLKELEPGVDPLSPKNKLIFAAGPITGVPVPGSGRNSVGGKSPLTGGFGESEVGGMWSAELKHAGFDAVIIDGKSKDPVYLWVHDEEAEIMDARHIWGKETGDTESLIRKELRDPLVRVASIGPAGEKMVRFACIMNDLKDAAGRTGLGAVMGSKGLKAIAVRGRKKLLDVYDRQKLKDLAGWLIKNLNEVAGWAHNYGTGVGMDSGVASGNLPTRNFRDGNFHNPQALDARTIKETISIGMDGCYACPIRCKKVVKFDEPWQVDPKYGGPEYEALAALGSNCGIDDLKAVTKANEICNRYSMDSISTGCAIAFAMECYENGILTEKDTDGLDLRFGNAEAMLRMVKMIGDREGFGDLLAEGVKRAAEIIGKGSEKFAIHVKGLEVPMHEPRLKRALAVGYAVSPTGADHMHNLHDTVLADGRALKNFSALGILEPIPLEDLGPKKVSALINFVNWRVLDNCLLLCDFVPWDFHQKTEIVRATTGWNTTAWELMKVGERVTTMARIFNLREGFTCKDDWLPERFFSPTTSGPLSNTALDREKLRRAISIYYEMMGWDENGVPKEYKLEELGIEWLENYCSQFRSNI
- a CDS encoding ABC transporter ATP-binding protein, which encodes MGEGVPAVKVVDVHKIYYLKGEEVHALRGITLEIPRGEYLSVMGPSGSGKTTLFNMVGGIDRPTKGDIFIDGVDLSKVPSKAMAWLRCRKIGYIFQTFNLIPVLTAMENVALPMIFLGVSKEERQKKAVELLNVVGLGDRVDHRPTELSGGQQQRVAIARALANDPAIILADEPTGNLDLNTGFAIVQLLYRLKAERGTTIICATHDLKMIDISDRVVFLRDGAIENIEQRRGLVLTAEEFERG